In Pyxicephalus adspersus chromosome 12, UCB_Pads_2.0, whole genome shotgun sequence, a genomic segment contains:
- the LOC140341683 gene encoding alpha-1-antiproteinase 2-like isoform X2 → MRVLLCLSGLALLWLVVFAGPHKDKGKKHDHKDGHEKKGDHQNHDHHQHHDHHHDHHKVSDSNTKFAFDLYRQVAADHPEDNIALSPISISTALAFVSLGAKNKTHDQILEGIGFNISETREKEIHDAFHHLLDELNADDRELQLDSGNGLFIGQTWKILNDFLEKAKNYRSEAFTVNFEDNEEVKEQINSYTEKKTRGKLVDVLSSVDKQAALILVNFMCFRGLWEKPFDPQQTKEGDFHVNKNLTVKLPFMTRTGNYKVAELDEAIVVSVPYKGNASAIFILPKEDKMKEVERNLEDIMQTY, encoded by the exons ATGAGGGTTCTATTGTGCCTGAGTGGCTTGGCTTTACTTTGGTTGGTGGTCTTTGCTGGCCCCCACAAGGATAAGGGAAAGAAACATGATCACAAAGATGGCCATGAAAAGAAAGGTGATCACCAAAACCATGACCATCACCAACACCATGACCATCACCATGACCATCACAAAGTGTCTGACAGCAACACAAAATTTGCATTTGACCTCTACAGACAAGTAGCAGCTGACCATCCAGAAGACAACATTGCCCTTTCCCCAATCAGCATATCTACAGCATTGGCATTCGTGTCCCTTGGTGCCAAGAACAAAACTCATGACCAGATCTTAGAAGGCATTGGTTTTAACATTTCTGAGACTCGAGAGAAAGAAATCCATGATGCCTTCCACCATCTGCTGGATGAGCTAAATGCTGATGACAGAGAGCTGCAACTTGACAGCGGGAATGGGCTTTTTATAGGTCAGACATGGAAAATCCTTAATGACTTTCTGGAGAAAGCTAAAAACTACCGATCAGAAGCATTCACTGTGAACTTTGAGGATAATGAGGAGGTCAAGGAACAAATCAACAgctacactgaaaaaaaaacaagaggcaAGCTCGTTGATGTGCTGAGCAGTGTAGACAAGCAAGCGGCTTTAATTCTTGTTAATTTCATGTGTTTTAGAG GACTGTGGGAAAAACCATTCGACCCTCAACAAACCAAAGAAGGCGATTTTCATGTAAATAAGAATCTTACTGTGAAGTTACCTTTCATGACTCGGACTGGTAATTATAAGGTGGCCGAACTGGATGAAGCCATCGTTGTATCTGTCCCCTACAAAGGGAATGCCTCTGCAATATTCATTCTACCCAAAGAAGACAAAATGAAGGAAGTGGAGCGAAACCTGGAAGACATAATGCAGACATATTAA
- the LOC140341683 gene encoding alpha-1-antiproteinase 2-like isoform X1, producing the protein MRVLLCLSGLALLWLVVFAGPHKDKGKKHDHKDGHEKKGDHQNHDHHQHHDHHHDHHKVSDSNTKFAFDLYRQVAADHPEDNIALSPISISTALAFVSLGAKNKTHDQILEGIGFNISETREKEIHDAFHHLLDELNADDRELQLDSGNGLFIGQTWKILNDFLEKAKNYRSEAFTVNFEDNEEVKEQINSYTEKKTRGKLVDVLSSVDKQAALILVNFMCFRGLGIL; encoded by the exons ATGAGGGTTCTATTGTGCCTGAGTGGCTTGGCTTTACTTTGGTTGGTGGTCTTTGCTGGCCCCCACAAGGATAAGGGAAAGAAACATGATCACAAAGATGGCCATGAAAAGAAAGGTGATCACCAAAACCATGACCATCACCAACACCATGACCATCACCATGACCATCACAAAGTGTCTGACAGCAACACAAAATTTGCATTTGACCTCTACAGACAAGTAGCAGCTGACCATCCAGAAGACAACATTGCCCTTTCCCCAATCAGCATATCTACAGCATTGGCATTCGTGTCCCTTGGTGCCAAGAACAAAACTCATGACCAGATCTTAGAAGGCATTGGTTTTAACATTTCTGAGACTCGAGAGAAAGAAATCCATGATGCCTTCCACCATCTGCTGGATGAGCTAAATGCTGATGACAGAGAGCTGCAACTTGACAGCGGGAATGGGCTTTTTATAGGTCAGACATGGAAAATCCTTAATGACTTTCTGGAGAAAGCTAAAAACTACCGATCAGAAGCATTCACTGTGAACTTTGAGGATAATGAGGAGGTCAAGGAACAAATCAACAgctacactgaaaaaaaaacaagaggcaAGCTCGTTGATGTGCTGAGCAGTGTAGACAAGCAAGCGGCTTTAATTCTTGTTAATTTCATGTGTTTTAGAG gtttaggCATCCTTTAA
- the LOC140342123 gene encoding serpin A12-like: MKVLLFLCVSAALVPVAILYDGYLKMKVDKHYPPLNPQDYIYVIVAFKTKALDNLFEALEDPDSSVSQTNNITIFVDKNWHPQNTHMQTVSKDFATSGTSMSSVNTLVKEKTSGKILNLVTNVNKNTVTVIVNTNDALKVPSPGGTRWTKELSGKYMKVENKVLGVTLVELPFSQYVSILLAIPAAGKEEELGKSLTAPTIEEMRKSMTLQRVNLEVPRVTLYAASFLTVDIMHRDDGEVIGTRYGYKVSAQFP, encoded by the exons atgaaagttctgctttttcTGTGTGTGAGCGCAGCCCTTGTCCCCGTGGCCATCTTATACGATGGCTACCTGAAGATGAAAGTTGATAAGCACTACCCACCTCTAAATCCCCAGGACTACATATATGTGATTGTTGCATTCAAGACAAAAGCCTTGGACAACTTATTTGAAGCTCTAGAAGATCCTGATAGCAGCGTGAGCCAAACTAATAACATAACCATATTCGTGGACAAAAACTGGCATCCCCAAAACACACATATGCAAACAGTGAGCAAGGACTTTGCCACCTCTGGTACATCCATGAGCAGTGTGAACACCCTTGTGAAAGAGAAAACCAGTGGAAAAATCCTCAACTTGGTAACAAATGTTAATAAGAACACAGTTACAGTTATTGTTAACACCAATG ATGCTTTGAAAGTGCCATCTCCAGGTGGAACTAGGTGGACAAAAGAGTTGAGTGGAAAGTACATGAAGGTGGAGAATAAAGTTCTGGGTGTTACTCTCGTAGAATTACCATTCAGTCAGTATGTGTCAATTCTGCTGGCAATACCCGctgcaggaaaagaagaagaactTGGCAAGAGTCTCACTGCACCAACCATTGAGGAAATGAGGAAGTCTATGACTCTCCA gCGAGTAAACCTGGAGGTTCCCAGAGTCACACTTTATGCAGCTTCCTTCTTGACCGTGGACATAATGCATAGGGATGATGGGGAGGTTATCGGAACTagg TACGGCTATAAAGTGTCAGCACAGTTTCCATAA